Proteins encoded together in one Hylaeus volcanicus isolate JK05 chromosome 3, UHH_iyHylVolc1.0_haploid, whole genome shotgun sequence window:
- the LOC128873866 gene encoding protein THEM6: MVCACVLAIALALYVLFDVNYFLRIGFTIGMGRLFHKKRKIFDTTTIYGICTTQDVDLVFRHMNNARYLRELDFARFHYYDTSGIFAAVSKRGGGAVQGASSTRYRRAIPIFMPYKVTTKLIYWEDKHFYLEHQFISVTDNFVRAVGLSKQTVTGLDIPVSEIIAEVEPGAQRPEIEKDLQLWISSMEESSQKYRKRD; encoded by the exons ATGGTCTGCGCTTGCGTGCTGGCTATCGCTCTTGCCCTCTACGTCCTGTTCGATGTCAACTATTTCCTGAGAATCGGTTTTACGATTGGCATGGGCAGGCTTTTCCACAAGAAGAGGAAGATTTTCGATACCACTACTATCTAtg GTATATGCACCACGCAGGACGTAGATCTAGTTTTTCGACACATGAACAACGCTCGATATCTTCGCGAGCTCGATTTCGCACGATTCCACTATTACGATACGTCTGGGATCTTTGCAGCAGTCTCTAAAAGAGGCGGAGGTGCGGTACAAGGTGCATCGTCGACCCGGTACCGTCGAGCGATTCCTATTTTTATGCCATACAAGGTCACCACGAAG TTGATCTATTGGGAAGACAAACATTTCTACTTGGAGCACCAGTTCATCAgcgtgacggataattttgtCCGCGCGGTTGGTTTGAGTAAGCAGACAGTTACGGGTCTCGATATTCCCGTGTCTGAAATTATCGCCGAAGTCGAACCGGGAGCTCAACGACCTGAAATAGAGAAGGATCTGCAATTATGGATAAGTTCCATGGAGGAATCCTCTCAGAAGTataggaaacgggactga